In Castanea sativa cultivar Marrone di Chiusa Pesio chromosome 6, ASM4071231v1, a single window of DNA contains:
- the LOC142641091 gene encoding universal stress protein PHOS32-like isoform X2, whose amino-acid sequence MTSLTVTHPHRKIAIAVDLSDESAYAVKWAVENYLRPSDHVILLHVRPTCVLYGADWGCSSIPPLNQNPDSALDTESQQRKLEDELDNFTTSKANSLAQPLVQAQIPFKIHIVKDHDMKERLCLEVERLGLSTVIMGSRGFGASSKRSTKARLGSVSDYCVHHCVCPVVVVRYPDDNNSSADVADKNIILGDEVELHPVPEAEEEDNDHDASDDHPKDA is encoded by the exons ATGACGTCCCTAACGGTGACCCACCCACACCGCAAGATCGCGATCGCCGTCGACCTAAGCGACGAGAGTGCGTACGCCGTCAAATGGGCCGTGGAGAACTACCTCCGCCCCAGCGACCACGTGATCCTCCTCCACGTCCGCCCCACCTGCGTCCTCTACGGCGCCGACTGGGGCTGCTCCTCCATTCCTCCCCTGAACCAGAATCCCGATTCTGCCCTCGACACCGAGTCCCAGCAGCGCAAGCTCGAGGACGAGCTGGACAATTTCACGACTTCTAAGGCCAACTCCCTGGCTCAGCCCTTGGTCCAGGCTCAAATCCCCTTCAAAATCCACATCGTGAAGGACCACGACATGAAGGAGCGGCTCTGCCTCGAGGTCGAGAGGCTCGGCCTCAGCACAGTTATCATGGGCAGCCGTGGCTTCGGCGCGTCCTCCAAACGCTCCACCAAGGCGCGTCTCGGCAGCGTCAGCGATTACTGTGTACATCACTGTGTCTGCCCTGTTGTTGTGGTTCGTTATCCCGATGACAATAACTCTTCCGCTGACGTGGCAGACAAGAACATCATCCTTGGTGACGAGGTTGAACTCCACCCTGTTCCTGAGGCTGAGGAGGAAGACAACGACCACGACGCCTCGGACGACCATCCCAAAG ATGCTTAA
- the LOC142641091 gene encoding universal stress protein PHOS32-like isoform X1 — MTSLTVTHPHRKIAIAVDLSDESAYAVKWAVENYLRPSDHVILLHVRPTCVLYGADWGCSSIPPLNQNPDSALDTESQQRKLEDELDNFTTSKANSLAQPLVQAQIPFKIHIVKDHDMKERLCLEVERLGLSTVIMGSRGFGASSKRSTKARLGSVSDYCVHHCVCPVVVVRYPDDNNSSADVADKNIILGDEVELHPVPEAEEEDNDHDASDDHPKADA; from the exons ATGACGTCCCTAACGGTGACCCACCCACACCGCAAGATCGCGATCGCCGTCGACCTAAGCGACGAGAGTGCGTACGCCGTCAAATGGGCCGTGGAGAACTACCTCCGCCCCAGCGACCACGTGATCCTCCTCCACGTCCGCCCCACCTGCGTCCTCTACGGCGCCGACTGGGGCTGCTCCTCCATTCCTCCCCTGAACCAGAATCCCGATTCTGCCCTCGACACCGAGTCCCAGCAGCGCAAGCTCGAGGACGAGCTGGACAATTTCACGACTTCTAAGGCCAACTCCCTGGCTCAGCCCTTGGTCCAGGCTCAAATCCCCTTCAAAATCCACATCGTGAAGGACCACGACATGAAGGAGCGGCTCTGCCTCGAGGTCGAGAGGCTCGGCCTCAGCACAGTTATCATGGGCAGCCGTGGCTTCGGCGCGTCCTCCAAACGCTCCACCAAGGCGCGTCTCGGCAGCGTCAGCGATTACTGTGTACATCACTGTGTCTGCCCTGTTGTTGTGGTTCGTTATCCCGATGACAATAACTCTTCCGCTGACGTGGCAGACAAGAACATCATCCTTGGTGACGAGGTTGAACTCCACCCTGTTCCTGAGGCTGAGGAGGAAGACAACGACCACGACGCCTCGGACGACCATCCCAAAG CAGATGCTTAA